One Rosa chinensis cultivar Old Blush chromosome 5, RchiOBHm-V2, whole genome shotgun sequence genomic region harbors:
- the LOC112166068 gene encoding G-type lectin S-receptor-like serine/threonine-protein kinase RKS1, which yields MSLLRTNKVANAQKMFFKTLLLFFLFRFCDSRDTITWNQEQLKDDGGVLVSKQSKLELCFFSPGNSSNWYVGIWYSQTRVSNKTVVWVANRNNPINDTSGVLKINRYGELVLYAYNKESTPIWSTNVSRSVQNVNISTLSAQLLDTGNLVVFQDDNNENFLWQSFDHPIDTLIPGMKVGVNWKTGKESVLTSWKSQDDPAIGDSTLRLYPNQIASPEIFMYKGLSKYSRSLGPSPSVVTNQEETYYLMDDTNAITRATVIDSVHKRFTWDDGGLQWKEEYS from the coding sequence atgtcACTGTTGCGTACCAACAAAGTTGCAAATGCCCAAAAAATGTTCTTCAAAACTctgcttctcttcttcctcttccgatTTTGCGATTCCAGGGACACCATAACATGGAACCAAGAACAACTGAAGGATGATGGTGGAGTTTTAGTGTCCAAACAGAGCAAGTTAGAATTGTGTTTCTTCAGCCCCGGAAATTCTAGCAACTGGTATGTTGGAATTTGGTATTCTCAGACTAGAGTATCTAATAAAACAGTGGTGTGGGTTGCAAACAGGAACAATCCCATCAATGATACCTCTGGTGTGCTCAAAATAAACAGGTATGGAGAACTAGTCCTTTATGCTTATAACAAGGAGAGCACTCCTATTTGGTCTACTAATGTGTCGCGGTCGGTTCAAAATGTTAACATAAGcactttatctgcacagctttTAGATACAGGAAATCTAGTTGTGTTCCAGGATGATAATAATGAAAACTTTTTATGGCAAAGCTTTGATCATCCTATAGATACTTTAattccaggtatgaaagttggggTGAATTGGAAAACTGGGAAAGAATCGGTTTTAACATCTTGGAAGTCACAAGATGACCCTGCAATTGGGGACTCTACCTTAAGGCTCTATCCAAATCAGATTGCATCCCCTGAAATTTTTATGTACAAGGGTTTGAGTAAGTATTCGCGAAGTCTAGGGCCATCGCCTAGTGTGGTCACTAATCAAGAGGAAACTTATTATCTCATGGATGACACCAATGCAATTACAAGAGCAACAGTGATTGATTCTGTGCACAAGCGCTTTACATGGGATGATGGTGGCCTTCAATGGAAGGAAGAATACTCTTAA
- the LOC112166050 gene encoding G-type lectin S-receptor-like serine/threonine-protein kinase RKS1 isoform X4, whose amino-acid sequence MLEFGILRLEYLKKQWCGLQTETIPSMIPLVCSHLTDTLLPGMRLGLNRKTGLEWALTSWKSQDDPGTGDYTHRLYLNQTATPQFFTYKGSSKYWRSDPGPYATLVTNQDETYYFLNNTNGIARIILNGSELQRLTWSDGDHQWKETYAVPTFRCDWYGHCGANSKCSPDNISLFECDCLPGFEPKSVNEWNQNNGSDGCVSKRNEVSKCENEEGFVKVTRVKIPDISIAARLEARMSNKVCRQKCLANCSCTAYMSIENEKGVADCLTWYDDLMDILVYTEVGRDLYVRVDRIELAENSRKSKGFLERRGMLAIPILFSLLALVLIIMFACWWRKKKRNTTEIVEADELEETKRHPELQFFDLNTLMAATDNFSHVNELGQGGFGAVYKGQLPNEQKVAVKRLSKTSGQGTEEFKNEVALIARLQHRNLVKLLGCCIKGKERMLVLEYMPNKSLDSFLFDHTRRSFLDWEKRFEIINGIARGILYLHQDSRLRIIHRDLKTSNVLLDAEMNPKISDFGMARIFDGDQIQDKTNRVVGTYGYMSPEYAVFGRFSTKSDVFSFGIILLEVVTGKRNNGFSQEDPSMNLIRHVWELWREDRALELVDSNLESYNSDEVMRCIQVALLCVQEESKDRPAMSAIVFMLSGETSPPSPNQPAYVFRRTSSIDADPSVPIRLYSINDLTITAEEAILLAIQWRRVIVANSPPQTWRSWMDKFGREKKMTRFVKRLC is encoded by the exons CACATTTAACAG ATACTCTGCTTCCAGGAATGAGACTTGGATTGAATCGGAAAACTGGGCTAGAATGGGCTTTAACATCCTGGAAGTCACAAGATGACCCTGGAACTGGGGACTATACACATAGGCTTTATTTGAATCAGACTGCAACCCCCCAATTTTTTACATATAAAGGTTCAAGTAAGTATTGGCGAAGTGATCCAGGGCCATATGCTACGTTGGTCACTAATCAAGACGAAACGTATTATTTCCTGAATAACACCAATGGAATTGCAAGAATAATTTTGAATGGTTCAGAGTTACAGCGCCTTACATGGAGTGATGGAGACCATCAATGGAAGGAAACCTATGCTGTACCGACATTCCGGTGTGACTGGTATGGACATTGTGGTGCCAACAGCAAATGTAGCCCTGACAATATTAGTCTGTTTGAGTGTGACTGTCTACCCGGTTTTGAACCAAAATCTGTCAATGAGTGGAATCAGAATAATGGGTCAGATGGATGTGTGAGTAAGCGAAATGAAGTTTCTAAGTGTGAGAATGAAGAAGGGTTTGTGAAGGTCACAAGAGTTAAAATTCCAGACATATCAATAGCAGCTCGATTGGAAGCACGTATGAGTAACAAAGTGTGTAGGCAGAAGTGCTTGGCAAATTGTTCTTGCACAGCATATATGAgcattgaaaatgaaaaagggGTTGCTGATTGTTTGACATGGTATGATGATTTGATGGATATTTTAGTGTACACAGAGGTTGGACGAGATCTATATGTTCGTGTGGATCGAATCGAATTAG CTGAGAATTCTAGAAAATCAAAAGGTTTCTTGGAAAGAAGGGGTATGCTGGCTATTCCAATACTCTTTTCTCTGCTAGCACTGGTACTAATCATTATGTTCGCTTGCTGGTGGCGTAAGAAAAAAAGGAATACAACAG AAATTGTGGAGGCGGATGAACTTGAGGAAACTAAGAGACACCCCGAATTGCAATTTTTTGATCTGAACACACTAATGGCAGCCACAGATAACTTCTCTCATGTCAATGAACTCGGCCAAGGTGGTTTTGGCGCTGTTTATAAG GGTCAGTTACCAAATGAGCAGAAGGTAGCTGTAAAAAGGTTGTCTAAAACATCAGGACAAGGGACTGAAGAATTCAAAAATGAAGTTGCACTTATAGCAAGACTTCAACACCGCAATCTCGTAAAACTCTTAGGCTGTTGTATAAAGGGGAAAGAACGAATGTTAGTCCTGGAATACATGCCGAACAAAAGCTTGGACTCATTTCTCTTTG ATCACACAAGACGGTCCTTCTTGGATTGGGAAAAGCGCTTTGAAATTATCAACGGGATTGCTCGTGGGATTCTGTATCTTCACCAAGACTCAAGATTGAGGATTATCCATAGAGATCTAAAAACCAGTAATGTTCTTCTAGATGCTGAAATGAACCcaaaaatttctgattttggcaTGGCAAGAATATTTGACGGGGACCAAATTCAGGATAAAACAAACCGAGTTGTTGGAACATA TGGCTATATGTCACCAGAGTATGCAGTATTTGGCAGATTTTCTACTAAATCTGATGTCTTTAGTTTTGGGATCATTTTGTTAGAGGTTGTAACTGGCAAAAGAAACAATGGTTTTTCTCAAGAGGATCCTTCCATGAACTTGATAAGACAC GTTTGGGAACTCTGGAGAGAAGACAGAGCCTTAGAACTTGTGGATTCGAATCTGGAGTCATATAATTCTGATGAGGTCATGAGATGCATTCAAGTTGCGCTCTTGTGCGTGCAAGAAGAATCAAAGGACAGGCCAGCCATGTCTGCCATTGTTTTCATGTTGAGTGGTGAAACATCTCCTCCATCGCCTAACCAACCTGCATATGTTTTCAGAAGAACCTCCAGCATTGATGCTGATCCATCAGTACCAATACGATTATATTCTATAAACGACTTGACAATAACTGCAGAGGAAG CCATATTATTGGCTATTCAATGGAGAAGAGTGATTGTCGCTAACAGCCCCCCTCAAACTTGGCGGTCCTGGATGGACAAGTttggaagagaaaagaagatgACTAGATTTGTGAAGCGGCTTTGTTAG